The Myroides phaeus DNA segment GTATTAATGCCTGGATATACGCATTTACAAATAGCAATGCCGTCTTCTTTTGGATTGTGGTTTGGTTCGTATGCAGAAAGCTTAGTAGATGACTTAGAGTTGATGTTAGCTGCTTGGAAGGTTACAAATAAAAACCCATTAGGTTCTGCAGCGGGTTATGGTTCTTCTTTTCCTTTAAACAGACAAATGACAACGGACTTATTAGGGTTTGGTAGTATGAACTACAATGTAGTAAATGCTCAAATGGGTAGAGGAAAGACAGAGCGTATTCTTGCACAAGGATTAAGTGCAATTGCAGCGACATTGGCAAAGTTTGCAATGGATGGTTGTTTGTATATGAATCAGAACTTCGGTTTTATAAAATTTCCAGATCATTTAACGACAGGTTCAAGTATTATGCCGCATAAGAAGAATCCAGATGTATTAGAGCTAATACGTTCTCGTTGTAATAAGATTCAAGCCTTGCCAAATGAAATAGCCTTAATGACTACTAATTTGCCTTCTGGTTACCATAGAGATTTGCAATTATTGAAGGAAAACTTATTCCCTGCATTTACGTCTTTAAAAGAGTGTTTAGATATATTGAATTTAATGTTAGATAACATTGAAATCAATAAAGAGATATTAAATGACCCTAAATATGACTATTTATTTAGTGTAGAGGTTGTGAATGAAAGCGTGCTTCAAGGAATGCCATTTAGAGAAGCGTATAAACAAATCGGTCTTTCTATTGAGGAAGGAACGTATAAACCTTCGAAAGAGGTGAATCATACGCATGAAG contains these protein-coding regions:
- the argH gene encoding argininosuccinate lyase — translated: MKLWQKNTTVNQSVDTFTVGQDRVLDMNLAAFDVLGSLAHTQMLESIGLLTSDELVIIQKELKQIYKEILAGDFQIEDDVEDIHSQVELLLTRRIGDAGKKIHSGRSRNDQVLVDLKLYFRYEIEEVVKKTKIVFEKLQELSNQHKEVLMPGYTHLQIAMPSSFGLWFGSYAESLVDDLELMLAAWKVTNKNPLGSAAGYGSSFPLNRQMTTDLLGFGSMNYNVVNAQMGRGKTERILAQGLSAIAATLAKFAMDGCLYMNQNFGFIKFPDHLTTGSSIMPHKKNPDVLELIRSRCNKIQALPNEIALMTTNLPSGYHRDLQLLKENLFPAFTSLKECLDILNLMLDNIEINKEILNDPKYDYLFSVEVVNESVLQGMPFREAYKQIGLSIEEGTYKPSKEVNHTHEGSIGNLMNEAIKAEFDYVYSGFGFDQVNEKLVSLVL